One window of Acidobacteriaceae bacterium genomic DNA carries:
- a CDS encoding energy transducer TonB translates to MEEPHISGEIKEEGVFQSLISNIRDAFFAPKLPPLVLESKPVAVPDRMAVKRSPTSTAVAVGIHAVIIAIIAILIAAKVPIAAPVKNAVTALLEPPPTPPVAPQAKKIGGGGGQHDLGPVTQGHLPKLAQTQIVPPKAPPTIPPKLAVEPSVIVQPNLKLADNTMPNLGVPNSNLKGFSMGNGNGTGIGSGDGAGIGPGSGGNIGGGVYQVGGSVRPPIAIYTPDPEFSEEARKAKFSGNVVVSLIVGADGKPRNVHVLRGVGMGLDEKAVEAVQQYKFKPAMQNGKPVAVYLNVEVNFQIF, encoded by the coding sequence ATGGAAGAACCTCATATCAGCGGCGAAATTAAAGAGGAAGGTGTCTTTCAGTCGCTGATCTCCAACATTCGCGACGCTTTCTTCGCGCCTAAGCTTCCGCCCCTGGTTCTTGAATCGAAGCCTGTCGCCGTGCCGGACCGCATGGCGGTGAAGCGTAGCCCGACATCGACAGCGGTCGCGGTCGGCATTCACGCAGTCATCATCGCGATCATTGCGATTCTGATTGCGGCGAAGGTGCCGATAGCGGCACCGGTGAAGAACGCGGTGACCGCACTGCTGGAGCCTCCGCCAACACCGCCGGTGGCACCCCAGGCGAAGAAGATTGGCGGCGGTGGCGGTCAGCACGACCTCGGCCCGGTGACCCAGGGTCATCTGCCCAAGCTGGCGCAGACGCAGATTGTTCCGCCCAAGGCGCCGCCGACGATTCCGCCCAAGCTGGCGGTTGAGCCAAGCGTGATCGTGCAGCCGAATTTGAAGCTGGCCGACAACACGATGCCCAACCTGGGCGTGCCCAACTCGAACCTGAAGGGGTTCTCGATGGGCAACGGGAATGGCACGGGCATTGGCTCGGGTGACGGCGCCGGAATCGGGCCGGGATCGGGTGGCAATATCGGCGGAGGCGTGTACCAGGTGGGCGGCTCGGTGCGGCCGCCGATTGCGATCTACACGCCGGATCCGGAGTTCTCGGAGGAAGCTCGCAAGGCCAAGTTCTCGGGCAACGTCGTCGTCTCGCTGATCGTGGGAGCGGACGGCAAGCCCAGGAACGTGCATGTGCTGCGCGGCGTGGGCATGGGACTGGACGAGAAGGCTGTCGAGGCCGTGCAGCAGTACAAGTTCAAGCCCGCGATGCAGAATGGCAAGCCTGTCGCGGTGTACCTGAATGTCGAGGTCAACTTCCAGATCTTCTAG
- a CDS encoding PAS domain-containing protein: MPTELEEPKWSAVWPRSASEMADRIRKLDWSGTPLGPVQSWPAPLRSAIDILLGCGFPATLQWGRDLILFYNDPYISLIGSRHPSALGRPLLESFPEIAETYQPLVDRVWQGEVVVLENLLFRYARADAPEDSWFDLSYGPVHNFDGSVGGILAIGLETTSRVLAEREKSRSELALLQSEQRLRRVLETDAVGVIFFNMDGFVVGANDVFLRMTGYTQTDVTSAQLHWRTLTPPEHVAASEAQMEQFAQTGRIGPYEKEYLLKDGSRRWMLFAGRALGDGTIAEYCIDISDRRAAQAALNKSERYFRALVNATSDVIFRMNADWTEMSALRGSGFLSDTDSPNRDWLNQYIHPDDQDLVLETIKLAIAGKKIVELEHRVIQTDGSVGWTFSRAIPLLDADGEITEWFGAATNITARKRAESGLRENEKLAVVGRLASSIAHEINNPLEAIVNLIYLAQRDASPEICSYLDQAQLELARVSHIATETLRFNRRTARPSATNISHLVDSVLTLHEGRIRTGQINVHRQYSHHDPILLFANELRQVIANLIGNAIDALAGQPHRELIVRVRQARDPGTGDAGVRLTVADTGIGMPPETLRRLYEPFFTTKEATGTGLGLWVARDIIQKHGGTMRVRSRSGRPSGTVFAIFIPDQPEEALPTA; encoded by the coding sequence ATGCCAACCGAGCTGGAGGAGCCCAAATGGAGTGCCGTGTGGCCGCGAAGCGCGAGCGAAATGGCCGACCGCATTCGCAAACTCGACTGGTCCGGCACGCCACTCGGGCCTGTCCAAAGTTGGCCCGCACCTCTCCGTTCCGCCATCGACATCCTTCTCGGGTGCGGCTTCCCGGCAACACTGCAATGGGGCCGAGACCTCATCCTCTTCTATAACGACCCCTACATCTCGCTCATCGGTTCCCGGCACCCCTCCGCTCTCGGTAGGCCGCTTCTCGAATCCTTTCCCGAGATCGCCGAAACCTATCAGCCGCTCGTCGACCGTGTCTGGCAAGGCGAAGTCGTTGTCCTCGAAAACCTGCTCTTTCGGTACGCCCGCGCCGACGCTCCCGAGGACTCATGGTTCGATCTCTCCTATGGTCCCGTGCACAACTTCGATGGCTCCGTCGGCGGTATCCTCGCCATCGGACTCGAGACCACCTCCCGAGTACTCGCCGAGCGTGAAAAATCCCGCAGCGAACTTGCGCTCCTCCAGTCCGAGCAACGACTCAGGCGAGTCCTCGAGACCGACGCCGTCGGAGTCATCTTCTTCAACATGGACGGCTTCGTCGTCGGCGCCAATGATGTCTTCCTCCGCATGACCGGCTACACCCAGACGGACGTGACCTCTGCCCAGCTGCATTGGCGCACGCTGACACCGCCCGAGCACGTCGCGGCGAGCGAAGCGCAGATGGAGCAATTCGCCCAGACCGGACGCATTGGTCCTTACGAAAAGGAATACCTCCTCAAAGACGGAAGCCGCCGCTGGATGCTCTTTGCCGGCCGCGCCCTCGGCGACGGCACGATAGCCGAGTACTGCATCGACATATCCGATCGCCGCGCCGCACAAGCTGCCCTCAATAAAAGCGAGCGCTATTTCCGCGCTCTCGTCAACGCCACTTCGGATGTCATCTTCCGCATGAACGCCGACTGGACCGAGATGTCCGCCCTTCGTGGCAGCGGCTTTCTCTCGGATACCGACTCGCCGAATCGCGACTGGCTCAACCAGTACATCCATCCCGATGACCAGGACCTTGTTCTTGAGACCATAAAGCTCGCGATCGCCGGCAAAAAAATCGTCGAGCTCGAGCACCGTGTCATCCAAACCGACGGCTCTGTCGGATGGACATTCTCTCGCGCCATTCCGCTGCTCGATGCCGACGGCGAAATCACCGAGTGGTTCGGCGCCGCCACCAATATCACCGCCCGCAAGCGCGCCGAAAGCGGCCTGCGTGAAAACGAAAAGCTCGCTGTCGTCGGCCGCCTCGCCAGTTCCATTGCTCACGAGATCAACAATCCTCTCGAGGCCATAGTCAATCTCATCTACCTCGCACAGCGGGACGCCTCCCCCGAGATTTGCTCCTATCTCGACCAGGCACAGCTTGAGCTTGCGCGCGTCAGCCACATCGCGACGGAGACCCTGCGCTTCAACCGACGCACCGCCCGCCCCTCGGCCACCAACATCAGCCACCTCGTCGATTCCGTTCTCACCCTGCACGAAGGCCGCATCCGCACCGGCCAGATCAACGTCCATCGCCAGTACAGCCACCATGACCCAATCCTGCTCTTTGCCAACGAGCTCCGTCAGGTCATCGCCAACCTCATCGGCAACGCGATCGATGCGCTGGCGGGCCAACCTCATCGCGAGCTTATCGTTCGTGTCCGCCAGGCGCGAGATCCCGGAACCGGTGACGCTGGAGTTCGCCTGACTGTCGCTGACACCGGCATCGGCATGCCGCCCGAAACCCTGCGTCGTCTCTACGAGCCCTTCTTCACCACCAAGGAAGCGACCGGCACCGGGCTTGGTCTCTGGGTGGCCAGGGACATCATCCAAAAGCACGGCGGCACCATGCGCGTCCGCAGCCGCAGCGGTCGCCCCTCCGGCACCGTCTTCGCTATCTTTATCCCTGACCAGCCGGAGGAAGCGCTCCCCACCGCCTGA
- the ileS gene encoding isoleucine--tRNA ligase — protein sequence MPDAPAAASQPTSKQPVVTEQDKKKRLKDTLNLPRTDFAMKANLPTREPERLAAWESAGLYEQIRTARAGAPKYILHDGPPYANGAIHLGHALNKCIKDFVVKTKTMAGFDSPYVPGWDCHGLPIEIKVDEQLGGRKLELNPIEVRQACREYAEKYIDLQRTQFKRLGVLGRWDNPYSTMNFPYEARIAEAFFGFYEKGFVYKGLKPVYWCWHDHTALAEAEVEYEQHTSPSVYVRYKLTSRPEHIDPRLAGREVYTIIWTTTPWTLPASMAVAFNPEFEYVALDDGKHVYIVARELAAATRDACNEIGDLKNATELATFPGSKLDRATFQHPFLDRSILGVLADYVTTEQGTGAVHTAPAHGPDDFATGQKYELPLTCNVDPHGKLRNYEGLPFDGLFVFKANPVIVDLLRERGALMGYSNLEHSYPHCWRCHKPLIFRATEQWFIGMDTPVLSPKEGKKQTTFRQRALDEIKRVTWDPTWGEERISNMVATRPDWTISRQRIWGVPIAVFLCESCHEPLNDANINRSIVELFEREGADAWYRHDVNALLPKKTTCANCGGKDFRKEMDILDVWFESGASWLAVLEQEPELQFPADMYTEGGDQHRGWFQSSLLNAVALRDCAPYRMTITSGWTLDEQGRAFSKSLGNGVDPVDVANRLGAEIVRLWVASVDFREDVAASENLMQRVSDNYRKLRNTLRFLLSNLSDFAPPQHALHFTQLQPLDQYILARTAELDAAIRRAYDEFEFHRAYQALNEFTNTDLSALYLDVIKDRLYTLAPDAPARRSAQTALWRIVEALTRLIAPILSFTADEVWQHLPALEGRESSVHLALFPDVADIVPGRVAGLEEDWAHLLRIRELVNIELEALRTNKAIGKGLDAAVTLITTQGSDDSLILRRYEDALPEFLNVSQVTVQSVAATKESAALIVRAEVAAGAKCERCWRVVPDVGSDGRWPSVCARCSEALDAIGFPPSDNTQEAA from the coding sequence ATGCCCGACGCGCCCGCCGCTGCTAGCCAGCCCACATCCAAGCAGCCCGTAGTTACGGAGCAAGACAAGAAAAAGCGGCTGAAAGACACCCTGAATCTGCCCAGGACCGACTTCGCCATGAAGGCGAACCTCCCCACTCGCGAGCCCGAGCGCCTCGCCGCCTGGGAGTCCGCCGGCCTCTATGAGCAGATTCGCACTGCCCGCGCCGGTGCGCCCAAATACATCCTGCACGATGGGCCGCCCTACGCCAACGGCGCTATTCACCTCGGCCACGCGCTCAACAAGTGCATCAAGGACTTCGTTGTCAAAACCAAAACGATGGCCGGCTTCGACTCGCCCTACGTCCCGGGCTGGGATTGCCACGGCCTTCCCATCGAGATCAAAGTCGACGAGCAACTCGGCGGCCGCAAGCTGGAACTGAACCCGATCGAGGTCCGCCAGGCCTGCCGCGAGTACGCGGAGAAGTACATCGACCTGCAGCGGACGCAATTCAAGCGGCTCGGCGTCCTCGGCCGCTGGGACAACCCATACTCCACGATGAACTTCCCCTACGAGGCGCGCATCGCCGAAGCCTTCTTCGGCTTCTACGAAAAGGGCTTCGTCTACAAAGGCCTCAAGCCGGTCTACTGGTGTTGGCACGACCACACCGCGCTTGCCGAAGCCGAGGTCGAGTACGAGCAGCACACCTCACCCTCCGTCTACGTGCGCTATAAGCTCACCTCGCGTCCCGAGCACATCGATCCGCGCCTCGCCGGCCGCGAGGTCTACACCATCATCTGGACGACCACGCCCTGGACGCTCCCCGCCTCCATGGCCGTCGCCTTCAACCCCGAATTCGAATACGTCGCGCTCGATGATGGCAAGCACGTCTACATCGTCGCTCGCGAGCTTGCCGCAGCGACACGCGACGCATGCAACGAGATCGGCGATCTGAAGAATGCCACGGAGCTCGCCACCTTCCCCGGCTCCAAGCTCGATCGCGCAACTTTCCAGCATCCCTTCCTCGACCGCTCGATCCTCGGAGTGCTCGCCGACTACGTCACGACCGAGCAAGGCACCGGCGCCGTCCACACCGCGCCCGCGCACGGTCCCGACGACTTCGCGACTGGCCAGAAGTACGAGCTCCCGCTCACCTGCAACGTCGACCCTCACGGCAAACTCCGCAACTACGAGGGCCTTCCCTTTGACGGCCTCTTCGTCTTCAAGGCCAACCCCGTCATCGTCGACCTTCTCCGCGAGCGCGGCGCCCTGATGGGCTACAGCAACCTTGAGCACTCCTATCCGCACTGCTGGCGTTGCCATAAACCGCTCATCTTCCGCGCCACCGAGCAGTGGTTCATCGGCATGGACACTCCGGTGCTCTCGCCGAAAGAAGGTAAGAAGCAGACCACCTTCCGCCAGCGCGCGCTCGACGAAATCAAGCGCGTCACCTGGGATCCGACCTGGGGCGAAGAACGCATCTCCAACATGGTTGCAACGCGGCCCGACTGGACAATCTCGCGGCAACGCATCTGGGGCGTACCCATCGCCGTCTTCCTATGCGAGAGCTGCCACGAGCCGCTCAATGACGCGAATATCAACCGCTCCATCGTTGAGCTCTTCGAGCGCGAAGGCGCAGACGCCTGGTACCGGCACGATGTCAACGCGCTGCTGCCGAAGAAAACCACATGCGCCAACTGCGGCGGCAAAGACTTCCGCAAAGAGATGGACATCCTCGATGTCTGGTTCGAGTCCGGCGCCTCCTGGCTCGCCGTGCTCGAGCAGGAACCGGAGCTCCAGTTCCCTGCCGACATGTACACCGAAGGCGGCGACCAGCACCGCGGCTGGTTCCAGTCGTCGCTCCTCAACGCCGTCGCCCTCCGCGACTGCGCACCCTACCGCATGACCATCACCTCCGGCTGGACGCTCGACGAACAAGGCCGCGCCTTTTCCAAATCGCTCGGCAACGGCGTCGATCCCGTCGACGTCGCCAACCGTCTCGGCGCCGAGATCGTCCGCCTCTGGGTCGCCAGCGTTGACTTCCGCGAGGACGTCGCCGCCAGCGAGAACCTCATGCAGCGCGTCAGTGACAACTACCGCAAACTGCGCAATACACTCCGCTTCCTGCTCTCCAATCTCAGCGACTTCGCGCCGCCGCAGCATGCGTTGCATTTCACTCAACTGCAACCCTTAGACCAATACATCCTCGCGCGCACCGCCGAGCTCGACGCCGCTATTCGCCGGGCTTATGACGAGTTCGAATTTCATCGCGCCTATCAAGCCCTCAACGAGTTCACTAACACTGACCTCAGCGCTCTCTACCTCGACGTCATCAAAGACCGCCTCTACACCCTCGCGCCCGACGCTCCCGCGCGTCGCAGTGCACAGACCGCCCTCTGGCGCATCGTCGAAGCCCTCACGCGCCTCATCGCGCCGATCCTCAGCTTCACCGCCGACGAGGTCTGGCAGCACCTGCCCGCACTCGAAGGCCGCGAATCCAGCGTCCACCTCGCGCTCTTCCCTGACGTCGCCGACATCGTTCCCGGCCGCGTCGCCGGTCTCGAAGAAGACTGGGCACACCTCCTGCGCATCCGCGAACTCGTCAACATAGAGCTCGAAGCTCTGCGCACAAACAAAGCCATCGGCAAAGGTCTGGACGCCGCCGTCACACTCATCACGACTCAGGGCTCCGACGACAGCCTCATCCTTCGCCGCTACGAAGACGCGCTCCCCGAGTTCCTCAACGTCTCACAAGTAACCGTGCAGTCCGTTGCTGCGACGAAGGAGTCCGCCGCGCTCATCGTTCGCGCCGAAGTCGCCGCCGGCGCCAAATGCGAACGCTGCTGGCGCGTCGTCCCCGATGTCGGCTCAGACGGCCGCTGGCCCTCCGTCTGCGCGCGCTGCTCGGAAGCTCTCGACGCTATCGGCTTTCCTCCCAGCGACAACACGCAGGAGGCCGCATAG
- the uvrA gene encoding excinuclease ABC subunit UvrA: MPPPLQQLDQIIIRGARTHNLKGIDVDIPHNALTVVSGVSGSGKSSLAFDTVYAEGQRRYVESLSAYARQFLERIEKPDVEFMDGLAPAIAIKQKNQTRNPRSTVATATEIYDYLRLLYARCGTVTCLHCGGTVRRDSVDEIVTRVLAQPEGTRVYALFPIQLREVKLEPMQGPAMAIEEPEPEPKPKRAAKKSTKSRKETAPAFDITDALKERLGELRRRGYNRLWQADAADPNSSGKIVEFSTPESLLELDFAAAARTDESARPIYVLADRLALSPDTRSRLVDAIETGYREAGEIVFRTIPRDGETPTAPLRFSTAFECSSCHRAYREPEPRLFSFNNPYGACPRCQGFGNTIDFDPNLIIPDRAKSLDAGAIDPWTKPKYRSPWHAEMKRAAKAEGIPLDVPWYDLTDAQQRFIYDGRGTYPGIRGFFEALERKKYKLHVRVFLSKYRGYATCPDCRGQRLRPEARAVMLTSDPGACNPSTKNICEACALTITEARDFFDALILTPSQQEIAGKVLEEVRQRIRFLEQVGLEYLTLDRLASTLSGGESQRIQLATSLGSRLVGALYVLDEPSIGLHTRDTARLIHIMEELRDLGNTILVVEHDPDVIRAADHLLDLGPGAGELGGKLLAAGTVDEVRNNPNSITGKYLSGRAQIAVPKLRREPGREKLVLKGARIHNLRGVDVEIPLGLLVAVTGVSGSGKSTLVHQVLYRALLQALGQGDSGDISNTYRELSGTHFLNDVVLVDQSPIGRTPRSNPVTYIKAFDAIRELYAAQPDARRKNLTAGSFSFNVPGGRCDVCEGDGTVTVEMQFLADVELPCEECNGTRYKASVLEVKYKGKNIHDVLCMTVREAITFFAGHPKIVDKLAVLDEVGLGYVRLGQSATTLSGGEAQRVKLAQHLATVRSSSPTSSNGQARRAASRILYILDEPTTGLHFEDVAKLLAAFRKLIDGGGSLLVIEHNLDVIKSADWVIDMGPEGGNGGGQVVATGTPEEIAADPKSHTGHWLAPVLKLTTSN, from the coding sequence ATGCCGCCGCCGCTGCAACAACTCGACCAGATCATCATTCGCGGCGCGCGCACCCATAACCTCAAGGGCATCGACGTCGACATCCCGCACAACGCCCTCACCGTCGTCTCCGGCGTCTCTGGCTCCGGCAAATCCTCGCTCGCCTTTGACACCGTCTACGCCGAAGGCCAACGCCGTTACGTCGAATCGCTCTCGGCCTACGCGCGGCAGTTTCTCGAACGCATTGAGAAACCCGACGTCGAGTTCATGGACGGCCTCGCGCCCGCCATCGCCATCAAGCAGAAAAACCAGACGCGCAACCCACGCTCCACCGTCGCCACCGCAACCGAAATCTACGACTACCTCCGCCTGCTCTACGCTCGCTGTGGCACCGTCACCTGCCTGCACTGCGGCGGCACTGTCCGTCGCGACTCTGTCGACGAAATCGTGACTCGCGTCCTCGCGCAACCAGAAGGCACGCGGGTCTACGCACTCTTCCCCATCCAGCTCCGCGAAGTAAAACTCGAGCCCATGCAGGGTCCCGCAATGGCAATTGAAGAGCCCGAGCCGGAACCAAAACCGAAGCGCGCAGCGAAAAAATCAACGAAGTCCAGGAAAGAAACCGCGCCCGCCTTCGACATCACCGACGCCCTCAAGGAACGCCTTGGCGAACTGCGCCGCCGCGGCTACAACAGACTCTGGCAAGCCGACGCTGCTGACCCAAACAGCAGCGGCAAGATCGTCGAGTTCTCCACGCCTGAATCCCTCCTCGAGCTCGACTTCGCCGCTGCTGCACGCACCGACGAATCCGCTCGCCCGATCTACGTGCTCGCCGACCGCCTCGCTCTCAGCCCCGACACCCGCTCGCGCCTCGTCGACGCCATCGAAACCGGCTACCGCGAAGCAGGCGAAATCGTCTTCCGGACTATACCGCGTGACGGTGAAACTCCCACGGCTCCGCTCCGCTTCTCCACAGCGTTCGAGTGCTCCTCCTGCCACCGCGCCTACCGCGAACCCGAGCCGCGCCTCTTCAGCTTCAACAACCCGTATGGCGCTTGCCCGCGCTGCCAGGGCTTCGGCAACACCATCGACTTCGATCCGAACCTCATCATCCCTGACCGCGCGAAATCTCTCGACGCCGGCGCGATCGACCCCTGGACCAAGCCTAAGTACCGCTCGCCCTGGCATGCGGAGATGAAGCGCGCCGCGAAAGCTGAGGGCATCCCGCTCGACGTCCCCTGGTACGACCTCACCGACGCGCAGCAGCGTTTCATCTACGACGGCCGCGGCACCTACCCCGGCATCCGTGGTTTCTTTGAAGCGCTCGAACGCAAAAAGTACAAGCTACACGTCCGCGTCTTCCTCTCAAAATATCGCGGCTACGCCACCTGCCCTGACTGCCGCGGACAGCGCCTGCGCCCGGAAGCACGTGCCGTCATGCTCACGAGTGACCCCGGCGCGTGCAATCCATCCACGAAGAACATCTGCGAAGCCTGCGCTCTCACGATCACCGAGGCCCGCGACTTCTTCGACGCGCTCATCCTCACGCCATCCCAGCAGGAGATCGCCGGCAAAGTTCTCGAAGAAGTCCGCCAGCGTATCCGCTTCCTCGAGCAGGTCGGCCTCGAGTACCTCACGCTCGATCGCCTCGCCTCCACGCTTTCCGGCGGCGAGTCGCAGCGCATCCAGCTCGCCACCTCACTCGGCTCGCGTCTCGTCGGCGCGCTCTACGTGCTCGACGAGCCTTCCATCGGCTTGCACACGCGCGACACCGCGCGCCTCATCCACATCATGGAAGAGCTCCGCGATCTCGGCAACACCATCCTCGTCGTCGAGCACGACCCCGACGTCATCCGCGCTGCCGATCATCTCCTCGATCTCGGCCCCGGCGCCGGCGAACTCGGCGGCAAGCTGCTCGCCGCCGGTACGGTTGACGAAGTTCGCAACAACCCGAACTCCATCACCGGTAAATACCTCTCCGGCCGCGCACAAATCGCCGTCCCCAAACTCCGTCGCGAGCCCGGCCGCGAGAAGCTCGTCCTCAAAGGCGCACGCATCCACAATCTGCGCGGCGTAGACGTAGAAATCCCGCTCGGCCTGCTCGTCGCCGTCACTGGCGTCTCGGGCTCCGGCAAATCCACGCTCGTCCATCAGGTCCTCTACCGCGCTCTCCTGCAAGCTCTTGGCCAGGGCGACTCCGGCGACATCTCCAACACCTACCGCGAGCTCTCCGGCACGCACTTCCTCAACGACGTCGTGCTCGTCGACCAATCGCCCATCGGGCGAACGCCGCGCTCCAACCCCGTCACTTACATCAAGGCCTTCGACGCCATCCGCGAGCTCTACGCGGCGCAGCCCGACGCACGCCGCAAAAATCTCACCGCCGGGTCGTTCTCCTTCAACGTGCCCGGTGGCCGCTGCGATGTTTGCGAAGGCGACGGCACCGTCACCGTCGAGATGCAATTCCTCGCCGACGTCGAGCTTCCCTGCGAAGAGTGCAACGGCACGCGCTACAAGGCCTCCGTCCTGGAGGTCAAATACAAGGGCAAGAACATCCACGATGTCCTCTGCATGACCGTGCGCGAGGCCATCACCTTCTTCGCCGGCCATCCAAAGATCGTCGACAAGCTCGCCGTACTCGACGAGGTTGGTCTCGGCTACGTTCGCCTCGGCCAGTCCGCCACCACGCTCTCCGGCGGCGAAGCCCAGCGCGTGAAACTCGCCCAGCATCTCGCCACCGTGCGCTCTTCCTCGCCCACATCATCAAACGGCCAGGCACGCCGTGCAGCCTCGCGCATTCTCTACATCCTCGACGAGCCGACCACTGGCCTCCACTTTGAAGACGTCGCCAAGCTTCTCGCCGCCTTCCGCAAGCTCATCGACGGCGGTGGCTCTCTTCTCGTCATCGAGCACAACCTCGACGTCATCAAATCCGCCGACTGGGTCATCGACATGGGCCCGGAGGGCGGCAATGGCGGCGGCCAGGTCGTGGCCACCGGCACGCCCGAAGAGATCGCTGCCGACCCAAAAAGTCACACCGGCCACTGGCTCGCTCCCGTACTCAAGCTCACCACCTCAAACTAA
- the lspA gene encoding signal peptidase II has translation MPAPKTRGLLRDGRAIALIIAVIVIALDRWSKLWIVRNIRPGHARVIIPHVFRLTHVLNTGAAFSLFEGSTSPALVRNLLIAFSVFAVIVVLVLLWKFAREFSLITFSLALILGGALGNLYDRIRFSHVVDFLEVHIVHYHWPDFNIADSAICIGACLLLIEMLRPQHGAKK, from the coding sequence GTGCCGGCTCCGAAAACGAGAGGTCTGCTACGCGACGGTCGTGCTATCGCGCTCATCATCGCTGTCATCGTCATCGCGCTCGACCGCTGGTCCAAGCTCTGGATTGTGCGCAACATCCGTCCGGGGCACGCGCGCGTTATCATCCCGCACGTCTTCCGCCTCACGCACGTGCTCAACACTGGCGCGGCCTTCAGCCTTTTCGAGGGCTCCACCTCCCCAGCGCTGGTCCGCAATCTGCTCATCGCCTTTTCAGTCTTCGCGGTCATCGTCGTGCTCGTTCTACTCTGGAAGTTTGCCCGCGAGTTCTCCTTAATCACCTTTTCGCTCGCGCTCATCCTTGGCGGCGCCCTCGGAAACCTCTACGACCGCATCCGGTTCTCGCACGTCGTCGACTTCCTCGAGGTCCACATCGTCCACTATCACTGGCCGGACTTCAACATCGCCGACTCCGCCATCTGCATCGGAGCCTGCCTCCTACTCATCGAAATGTTGCGTCCCCAGCACGGCGCAAAAAAATAA
- a CDS encoding class IV adenylate cyclase has protein sequence MHAPEIELKFAVDHVARFRARVESLGLKLVTPRTFEANTLYDTPERDLRLRRQVLRLRDYAGRSVVTHKRVASNDADARYKVRIETESVIEDPAALAEIFAQLGYKPVFRYEKYRTEWDAGAGHVFLDETPIGTYAELEGPPEWIESMREQLGVKPEQCTIESYGMMFLDWKGRTHSPAENLTFDEIPSPVAAV, from the coding sequence ATGCATGCTCCTGAAATCGAGCTGAAGTTTGCCGTTGATCACGTGGCCCGCTTCCGTGCCAGGGTCGAGTCCCTCGGCCTTAAGCTCGTGACCCCACGGACGTTCGAAGCGAACACACTTTACGACACACCCGAGCGCGATCTCCGCCTGCGCCGCCAAGTGCTGCGGCTGCGCGACTACGCCGGTCGCTCCGTGGTAACGCACAAACGCGTCGCATCCAACGACGCCGATGCCCGCTACAAGGTGCGCATTGAAACCGAGAGCGTCATCGAAGACCCGGCAGCGCTGGCGGAAATTTTCGCGCAGCTCGGCTACAAGCCCGTCTTTCGTTACGAGAAATACCGCACGGAATGGGACGCCGGCGCAGGACACGTCTTCCTTGACGAAACGCCCATAGGCACCTACGCGGAGCTCGAAGGACCGCCGGAGTGGATTGAGTCGATGCGCGAGCAGCTCGGCGTCAAGCCCGAGCAATGTACGATCGAGAGCTACGGCATGATGTTCCTGGACTGGAAGGGCCGCACTCACAGCCCCGCGGAGAACCTGACCTTCGATGAGATCCCGTCGCCTGTCGCGGCCGTGTAG